aatagaatctggaccttctgttgatagacccgccccacacatacgcaacccggcatttgatttgatttgctataagtgtgttttggtagtcggcccgtcttcttttccaatgcgtttttcaaacatcgtggactccgcctttaataggCTGCGCCGAGCGCTCTAAAAGGCTGCCTTTGGAGGCATGTCTGAATCCAATGTTTgatttacttcctgtctcctgagataccttcatAATCTTGTCCTACAATTCTACGCATGGGCGTGCGCTGGAAATGCAATGTGTCGAGCCTGGTCAAGTTCAAAAAGATAAAATGGCGACCAAAAGCTGCTGGATCATAAATTTAGTGTTTTTAcaccttttgattgcatttctagtaATTTCTTAGTGTTGTAGTTTATGAAGGCTGTGAAAATGAGTTTCccagagctgccttcatgccgccAAAGTCATTCACGAGGCAGCTGCATAACCTTTTGGACACAGCATAGTGACAGAGGCCATTCctcaatctgaaggctgcagcctatTCTTCTTACTTAAACGTAAATTGTTATCTTTTAACTATAAATCTAATTcttagttaaattaaataaaccagacttgatgacgtatgcagtctgcatatgcgacctccgcagcCTTCAGATTGGGAAACTGCCAGAAACGCTCAAACTTGTTATATTCAACATCTCTGACAGTAGACAGATCTTCTACATATGTCAACTTCACATATTTTACatcatttcatattttatcTTGAATTATCTTGTTTATTTCGAAGAAGCAAAAAACAACCACAGTTTACCGACTCTGTCCTTGTTGTTTaagtttatgtttgtttatttgtgtctGTCTCCACCTGTCTCGTGTCCAGCGCCCATGATTTTGCACCACCTCGTGAAGCAGATCTATGTACGTGTATTCGTTCCCCAAAAGCAGACTGTCATCTTTTGGAGAACCTCCAGCAGGATGAACTCTCGGGTTATCACACACCTGAGCTCTCGCCGGGTCCTCCGCTCGCCTGGACTGCTTCCTCGAGTCGCTTTTCTCAACTCGCCGTCTCTTTTTCTGATCGCTTTGCATTTTCTCTATGTCATCTGCGTGGTTTCTCTTCTCTCTGGTAGCAGGGTTCGAGTTGCCGCCACTAGATGATGCACGGAGGACGGTGAAGAGTTCAGAGGAGACCTCACTTTCACCCCCTGGTGAGTTCTTGGAAAAGATGTCGGATAGGATGCTTGACTCAAAAGCTTCTTTCTTTGATACGATCCTTGCATCGATCTGTGGTGAAATATTACCAGACAAGGACTCTTGGGCATTGAATGACCCAACGTTTCTCCAGTAAGTGTCTCCATCTATAGTAACTCTGACATCTTCTTGTGGGAGTGAGTTTTCTGGTAAAAACTCAAGAGCATTGAACTCTCTGCCAGTTGGGATGGATGTGGGGCAAACGCTGTGTTGAAACTGCCTGCAACCGgttacaaatattattttgggAAAGACATTAAGGACTTGCTGGTTTTGAATCCACTGCTTCTTCCATTGGACCGCAGTTGGTGGCCAAGTCAGAACGCGTCGGATGGGTCTTAAAGCTCCAGATCTGGTGCCACCTGTAGGAGTGCTTTGTTTAACCACAGAGCTCTGCTTTTCTGGATCAGCACCGATGGTGAGATACGGCAAGTTCTCAACGTTCTCCACAAACTCTTCCTGTGAAACAGCTTGGCTGCTTTCTGCATTTTGAGATGTTGCATTATTTTGGTGTTCCTCGCGAGTCATCACCTCATTCTTCACAAAACTGTGTGGAGCTTCTTTATCCATGCTTGTCCCAGCTTTAGCCCCATCAGTCTCCAAACTGTTTTCTCGGAGCCATCCATCACATGACCTGTGCGTGTCCGTGGAGTAACCGACAACATCTTTTAAGCTTGTATTCTCTTCACCTTCTTTCCCCATTCGTCCATCCTTCTCCTGGTGCTCCGCCTCCTCACACACATTATGGTTAACTCTCACATTTTCCTTCTGCTGTTCTGATGCCATGCATCCATCATAATACTCATCGCTCTTCAATGCATCGAATTCCTCGGCAACCTCCATCTGTTTGGTAAATAACTCCGTCCTGCAGAGGATCGGACCGGCTGAGCTCACACGTTTAATGGGTTCTCTATTTTGATAAATCCCTGATGAGTAAATGTGGTAGATCTGTGACGTCATCTCATCCCCCACTACCGCTCGGTGAGTCCTCAGTAACATCCCTGTTGTGGGTATTTGTGCCTGTTCAGGAATTTCCGATTTGACTCTTTTGCTATTCTTCTCAGCCTTTTTTCCGGTATTCACGCTTTTGGTTTTCTCCAGAGAAGGTTTTACAGTCTGTAGATGTTTCCGCTCTCGTTTCCTATGATACAAGACTGAAAGGACACAGATGACGAGTACCAGGGCGCAGAGTACCACTGGTTAAGAAGGTTAGTCATTAACAAGTTTAGTAAGAAGTAATGTAAGGTAATAAATGAATAGCGCTTACCAATTAAACTGATTAAAGTTGAAGGTCGGATAGTAAATGGTTTGGTTATACTGGCAGATCCTCCAATGGCAGGGCTCGTGGTGATAGCGTTGGGGTCTTCGTTTGTTTGACTCACTGTTGTTAGGGTCTTACATTCTTGCACCTGCCATACTGGTTTGCCTTTTAATTTGGGAGGGCTGCTGCAGCACACCAGCATCTCATTCTCCAACAGAGAGACGTTCTGAAGACCTGAATGTATTCATCATCACCTTCACTATTATACATTTAAAgccatttcaaataaaaaagggttttctttaaagttTAAAGGACAGCTTCCCCAAAAATAAAACTATCATCTCATTGATTTATGCTATTCAAACTTTAAAGTTTCACATTCATTAACtttagttaaagggatagttcacccaaaaatgaaaatgttgtcatcatttactcatctttaTGTTGTTATGAGTTTCTTCCTTCTGTTtatcacaaaagaagatatttgggACAATATTTGTAACAACGTAGAtcggggcaccattgacttataggaaaaaaataatactatggaagtgaatggtgccccaacCCAGTGATGGAGTACTCGAGTcctggactcggactcgagtccgACTCGAGTCACTATTCTTTGGACTCGAGTCCGACTCGAGAATCCATTCTCTGGACTTGTGACTCGACTTGGACTCGCGGATTGATGACTCGTacttggactcggactcgaggatATATACAATCGGACTTGAGCATTCATCACTTTGTTTTTGACTAAAtatgttataaaaaattatataaggtGTTACACTTTTCCTGTTTCGTGCCCAAGACCGCGATCTCCCTTCACAGACACTGCTACCTCTCGCTCTCTTTGCTTGACAACACACTCACTGACGTCACTAACTTTTACGCTCGTGCAATGCATGATGCATGATTCGCGGGCTAAATGTTCACATTTGTAAAATGCAGAAAGACGTGCCCCGGATCGTGAAGTTCGCCTACGCGAATTTTGCTTCTAATGCTGGAAAGAGCAGCGCTAAATGTTGTGTGCGTAGGAAAAGACTGGGACAAACTCAAACTTTAACAGACACCTGTCACGGATGCACCCAGAAAAGTAAGTAAAATGCTTTCCATTGcctaacgtttttttttttcaaaaaaatattactgACTAATGCATATATAACAAACAGAAGAAGCTAGGGTTAATGTATGTCTGGTTCagattacagcatttttttttgtctgttgATACCTtaaaaagagtaactaaaccctaatccaagtttttttagttactgatctgcAAGAATGCTGGTTTATTAGTGCTATTCATTGATTTTGATgtacgttttttgacatttggatataaagtgtttcaatactacaatatatggtgtaaaaacgtctgagtgctgccctcttcaggttgaacggtggctactgcagttgaattttcctatttgatgttgggtccaaaaaatgactcgaaaataaattgtttttttaaagaaaatcatttcaGGATGTTTtcttaatggacttcaatgccAACTCAGTTGTTTGTTCTtgtttccttaaaaaaacaaaatgcagcatgattaaagagtaactaaaccctaatccaacttttttttagttactgatctgtaagaatgatggtttattagtgctgttcattgattttagtaatttttttgacatttggatataaagtgtttcaatactacaatatatggtgtaaaaacgtctgagtgctgccctcttcaggttgaacggtggctactgcagttgaattttcctatttgatgttgggtccaaaaaatgactcgaaaataaattgtttttttaaagaaaatcatttcaGGATGTTTtcttaatggacttcaatgccAACTCAGTTGTTTGTTCTtgtttccttaaaaaaacaaaatgcagcatgattaaagagtaactaaaccctaatctaactttttttagttactgatctgtaagaatgatggtttattagtgcagttcattgattttagtaagttttttgacatttggatataaagtgtttcaatactacaatatatggtgtaaaaacgtctgagtgctgccctcttcaggttgaacggtggctactgcagttgaattttcctattggatgttgggtccaaaaaatgactcgtgacgtaagcaggttcaagcttaccacgcccttgttacgatctcaccacacacttggtacgagcttagttcgccCCCTCTATCTGTtaggatctgcccacttttctagcatttttcaaatattgccagtgggtggagtcaggctctgaccaggggtttagttacgctttaaacattaaatttgtAAATTTTCTACACTATTTCTCAatcacaagtttacaacaatgGAAGTACACACATGCTTTTGATGGCGTTGTAAAGTTGCAAAGTGTGTTGCAAAGTGTATATGTCAAATCAGTAAATAAACTCCCTTTGCAATCGTAAAAGTGGTGTCATTTCTGTTTAATGTAGAAcctctttaatacattttatcgGACTCGACAGTTGGTGACTCGACTACAACACTGCCCCAAccttgggtaaactatccctttaatgaagggatgtaattttatatGATAACAAATAcagttaaaattttatttaaaggcagggtgcatgatttttgaaaatcactctggaaaagggagttgggccgggtaccaaaacacacttgtagccaatcagcagtaagggacATGTTTACTGactgacattgttgcctgggttgggTATGTgttgggcgggtctatcaaaaaattctattggggtaggggcgtgtttggtTAGGAGatgtcaaatatcaacattcactcagctttcagagatcatgcaccccacctttaattaaataatattttgtcaTTAAGACGTTAGCAAGATATTTAAAGTATGAGATGGAAATTGATGTATACCTCGTAAGAATTCGGCAAAGTCGTGTACAGAGCATGAGCAGTCCCATGGGTTTCCATCCAGACGGATCTTTGTGGCATTAAGAGGACGCAGCACATCAACGCTCAGATTTGTCAGGTTGTTGTTGGACAGATCCAGTTGTCTTAGTTTACTCGTACTGATAAAACTACTCGGGGTTATAGTGTGAATTTGATTCCGAGACAAGTTTAAAGTGAGCAGGTTTGTCATCCCAAAAAGTGAACTATGATCCAGCATAGTTATTTTATTATTCGACAATCTGAGGGTTTCAAGGGAATCAGGGTGGCTGAACCATTCTAAAGACACATCAGAAATATGGTTGTCATCCAACAGAAGAGTTTTTAGGTTGTGGAATTTATCAAAAGTTCGTGGAGCCACTGCGGTGACCTTGGCTTGTGTAATTTTCAAACTGATGACAGAGGTCAGATTTGTACTGTTAAAAATAGATAAGTCGATTTCTCCTAAATCACTCGTAAAGAGGATCAAAGAGGTCAGGCCAGCAGGATAACCTATAGGAGAAAGTGTCACaagaaatgttattttttaaaacagtttaagtccgatattaaatgtgttctcagtttgtcaTACTACAGAAACATTTGCTATTAACCTCCCAGACAAAtattatggtaacactttacttaaaggggtgttcgtaagactgacatgacaccttcataatcatgacatgtgCCATCAACATAAAGGAGATTttatgtcattaagtgtcattgtTCAactatgtcatttttaatgcaaagatgacattgtttgagatgtctttgttatgacaactagACCATAACTAATTCattataacttgtcatgacaacttgacattaccaagacaacataactgaccacttttttaccagagtgatacaaattgaatttgttattaaaatgtcattaagtgttaaaactttgtcaaatagttttataacagcatcataaaCTGATTTACCTAAAATTaattgaaaacagtacaataatgggtttaGCCATCCAGTGTTGGGTCCATATCGCTGGAAAAAtagtaaattacattaaattaatgaaatttaataaaggtttcatTTCAGAACCCTCTTTGTGAGGAAGATTAAGTTCTGTTAGTTatcagttttttatttattgtgcacatacataaaggaacagtatgtaggattgtggccaaaactggtattgcaatcacaaaacttgtggctaaaactggtactgcaatcacacaactggtggccaatacacaacatgacaacataaacatcagttgagggctgcaactcctcTTTTTatatgacaatatcctggccagaccactgttgtcagtgatataagtatttgaaatgaaaatgatttcttaatgtctagtgacatatcagggccatgtattggtttatgtcaagttgtcataacaaagacatttcaaacaatgtcatctttgcattaaaaatgtcataattgaacaaatggcAATTAATGACATTGTCATAGATGTGCaaaaaatctccttcatgttcatgacacgtgtcatgtcatgattatgaaggtgtcatgtcagtcttatgaacatccttcaagtaaagtgtgtTACCAATATGATTTACGTTTAAAAAAacgtaaataaaataagttattaaagtgcccatattatgaaaaactcactttttctgggttttggggtgttattttgtgtctctgatgctcccacacgcatacaaacttggaaaaaaatccatccatgctgttttgagtgagatacacgtttctgaatgtcctctgccttgagtctcagattgtgcaagttcaaactcagctccgttgtTACGTAACTaaccgtttcgtcacattcagtttgaattttcccaCCCACCACCCCATTCCTGGTCCCCACCCACCAGGGagctagagagagcacagagcagtcagtcacttcgctgataccctgctgttatcatgtctcactgaaataacagcgctatttggatattatggattatactcccgcctacttttaaaaacaaagttttaacgcgtggttattggaacccggagtaatcttatatacagtgtgtaAATACCcatcagattgtaggcgataagaccttcatgcgaaatctgatgtaaacaacagactatgtatctatatttcacggattatacgcatttgtggacaaaaatggtcattggatgtattttattggactttcatggatcattcacacatctgaaacagactggattcgattcgcgatcgttgtatcaacacaaaaggtaagaagtcacgttatattttgcatgttgtcatcttctgtcacaaaatactacatttatgatgctagagcatctgtatctcaaaacagagatcatacattgatACTAATCCcataaattataccttttaaatgtatagtgatgttaaaattggttgtaaacagtaggctatagatatttttgcaggctagatagtttacagcgtggtttcgaaagttaaaaaaaatatttaacgggtttattttacaattctacaagaactaagtaatagtgctttgccaaactaaaagctttttgccaaactaaccgagaccgggcctttccgccccggcttttctgacgaggctaacccccgagcctcttataactttacggtccggacctcctgctagcttctagcaattagcacgcggtccacaagAAGTATACTCcccccgccgggtcttaatttctgtaatttgcgaaaataatgcatttgaaaatgttttataacgggaatatgttagcattgtccagggaaaacgagtgtattgttgaaacatcacaattgactctggaatcattgtgtgtcatgagtttcttctcctgtagtgtacttattagtgatacttttctgcatgatttgtctgttggcaactaggggtgtaacggtacgcaaaaatcacggttcggtgcgaaccccggttttgaagccacggttcggttcattttcggtacagtaagggagaaatgcaaacattaatctgcaggttgtttattactataaacttttttttacaatttgtttacacttttttaaacactttttattaaaatataacatataaaatatatataaaatgaaaaaataataaataaaatactactgcaaagttcttttttttacattattttataacagaaggtaactcttttcttaaccttctcttaaactttttctactaaaaccttgaactaacaaattcaattcctgaatacatttatgaactattagcctacatttttgccaccaaaagttttctgttttgatttattttggattgtttaactcacagtattgaattggctatgtaccatctctgtataaaaataatattactgctctatgtgtaactgcatagcaagcaacatgatgatatacttattatacactcattttgagattagtgagttgcatacctagccatctttgatcttttgcatgtttctcctaatctttgcttgtgtcgtcaatgtaagctgtaacgaacccctccgcagctgagtgacagctgagtaagcccgggttacagctcttctctgtcccgaccagctgatcgcattgtgacaatgatatgattgacgtgatgtgcagatgaaaaatctgatcacgcattccttattctcgctgtcacagaaagcgcgtctcttgaatgcgtagcaacgaaagacgcgcatcctctcacgcacttttgaaagaacaaagcagcgcgttgacacgcgtttaacatgtgcttttagatacgacacgtaaacgtttacatcaataatcaaacgtaTATACatctaagtaaataaaaatctttctgcgggccgaattatgttatatgtttgacagaagacttgcgctgaacgcggagacttccgccacttaatatgttcgtgcggaaacgcacgtattatgttccgcacaggcgcacacaaaatgcaatgcattcggcctttcggtgcacgtgtgcaccgtgccgaaagccctgaaccgaaacggtccggttcgaatacacgtaccgttacacccctattggcaacataaaccgttaataataatatataataataacacagtatggtctgtactgctcacgatatcactatgcacgcgcacatgacgttagtagtggggcgtgatcaaaggagcagcagctcataaatatgtaatgactagctcaaaacagcacaatctgaaatgccctgaaacagaggctccAAGAGATGGGtgacaatcttttcctacaagctattttgagcaaacaacttttgaaacatgctttatggaactcatacacctatttaacttgtggaaaagcagtcataagatgggcactttaaaatCTTTGGAAAACAGGCAGGAATCTTTGCTCTCAAACACTCGGGGCGTGTTCGCTGTCGAAACCACACCCACTGGTGGGAATGCTGCAGTCTCTTTCAACTTTTAAATATCACTACAACTTGAATACTCGCGATTGTGttggggcggggccatgctcggTGGCTCCATTGCATCATTGAGCCACagttttagccccgcccaataATCTTGACTACAGAAGTGTGTAAAACCTGTTGATGATCCatcatgcattttattttaaagttgatATATTAACCCTGCTTGTGAAAACCCAGCACAAAcgtcttttttgtgatttaccaTTTTCTACATAAATTCATCACACATAATGTAAAgcacattctgtgaaaatataacctttatCTTTAACATTGATTAAGTAagattatgtcaaagattaaaactGATGTGAAATcaataaatcaaatcaaactttgatgctcctaatctcattatTATTGTGATTATGagaccaatcctggtcctcgaggaccccctcctagaatgttttgatgcctccttatttaacacatctgatttaactcatcagcttgttaagaagacatgtttaccactttggaaggaggctgttaagttgaatcaggtgttttaaatagggaattaattaaattttctgggagggggtcctcgaggaccaggattgggaagcactgcttTAACCTATTTTATATAGAGGATAATAAATATCTTTTTGAATTTTGTTGCAATAACAAGTAGGCTATGTTCCATtttaatgcaaacattaaaacaacacgCCAATCTGTTAATCTTACCTGTTGGTATCTCCTTGCAAACATAGTCCGTGTCTGTATGTATGCAGGATTGAAACCATGCCACATTTATGCATCGGAAAACCATCAAAATAAGAAGAGCTATAGGCAGGAAGAAAAAGAGCATCCATTTAACATCATATTTAAGAAATtgtaaaatcaataaaaaaatcaaatagcaTTGAGACTCACCATGCATATTGAAAAATATCAATGTCTTCAATGTCTAATGTCCCCCGAATACCTGAACGAAAGAGCCACCCGCTGTGCTTAAACTACCAGTTACCAGGTTACAAATGTGTCTATAGTGGTTTGTCAAGGATACAGATGAACATGCAGTGCAGTGTTCCAGTTGGGCGATGCTGAGACGGCCTTCACAAGATGCCCAATAATTAAACCACCAACACGCTGGAAAACTCACAATAACCCAACACCACTAAAGTTAGTGGTTTCTGATCAGATCTTTACATTGAACACttgtaaatattttgtgacattcagatgcaaaaccctcgaAGTACATCTAACATGTTTTcttctaaataaacattttatcaggctcttatgttaaGGTTTAGTAATTTAACTTTAATggaaatgaaaatgttattagtaattgaaatgccttatttaaaggcggggtgcatgatcacctaaacaaacacgcccctaccctaatagaatctggaccttcttttgatagacccgccccacacatacacaaccagGGAACAATGTTGATCAGTAGATTCCCCCCTTActgctacaagtgtgttttggtactcgacccgactcccttttccaaagtgttttttttttcaaaaatcatgcaccccgcctttaacaaatttgactgtctttcgctgcaaaatcCTCTTAAGTGCGTGcaagcttttttggcaaaaacctaCACTTAGACAAGACACAAGACATaataaacagttgcaaaatcactaaagatgcaactagaaatattgcaaatgataaaagtcagaatgtaaaaagaattaagaaactgaaccacacaatagggggcgctgtgatgcatGTAACTTGGGTCTGAATGTGATCCATTGTCATTTTGCACCCTGTAGTCCATCCAATTGATCTTTTGTGCAATTTGCTGAAAAATCGGCATGGCGTTTAgaggattctgccaacaaagcagtatttctaaatgtaatttaatcagtatttaaaggcggggtgcatgatctctgaaaaccaatgttgatatttggaTTGGAAGGGGAAGTATTTGATGTAAGAAATTATTTGATGacaggctgttgaattattctaaaataatgcacacccaaggtggtaatgccgttaaaaataattcaaaggaccggaagACAATTATTCCGCTTTTACCATGGTTaacacagacattgctctggtgtttattttaagacatttgacagttcaggtgtgtgttttacaaataatcaacacccgtgGAACAtctcttaaccaatcagaataaagcattcaacagccccgtgaTATAAGAAtgtataatacgtgccgagagcattcgatCAATATCATAATCTCATTTTTAACGGAGACGGcttttagcggcttttgcatctgaccTCATCATTTGTTACTTTGAGGCAAACCTTACTATCATGCGCGTAAAATGCTAAACAAAAGTGGGTGAGAGATGAAAACATCaacaatgaaacaaaaaatgagAATGAATTGATTTActtgaaatatttattattcTCAAGAgtcaattaaaataaataatggtaTGGTAAAGAAATCAAAATGAGCAAGAATGGGaagtagttaaaaaaataaagagggAAAAAAGTGACCGACATCATTACAATCTTTTAgttataaaaacacacataatatacaaaactgcgattaaaaattaaacaaaatgcaGCGATGTGTAAACAAATCTAGCATCTATAATTTGGAAACAGTAGTTTAAGAGCCACGAAGGGTCTGTAGAGTTGACTCTACTCTGTATTACTAGTGTTTGCCAAGCGAGTACCTTTATCTGTCAAAATCAAGAGCGAAATGATTTAGAGTAAAGCCCTTTAAAATTCGACCCCATCGAGCGAAACCGTTAAAGTGCATACGTGCAAAACTCAATTGATCTGGGCACCAAATGAGGCTTGCTTGAGTGTTCTCGAACATCTACGAATAAAGACGTAGGCAGTGTTGACACTTTTCTCCGAGGAATGTTTTCAACCGTGGTAAATAATTAGACAGCGACAGCACGGCAGATAACCGATTATGAATATATTAAATACTGTCATTCAAATGCTGTACAGCGTTTACTCTTCATAACAGAGCATGCTGCTCTCTTGCGTGAAAGCTCCAGTGCCAACATCAACATGGTTACATTGCATGAAAATAAAGCACTAAAACATTATAAGTGCACCACAGTACAGACTTGTCCATTGTGGAGAGGTCAAGAGAACCGAAGAGAAGACAGCTGACGTGAATCCGCATCTCCTGGACCATCCCCAAAACTGGGCTACAGCCGATTTGCTCTTTTAAAGTGACAGTACCACAAAGCACGAAGGCCAAAAGTACGCATACTCTGGATTGTCCCGGTGATGACGGAGGAGAGCAGCATTTTTGAGACTAAATCAAAAGAGGGTTGAGAGGCGAGTCTATACTTTTTAACATTGAACTAAATTCTGGCAAAGGCAACGTACATCTTTTAAAGACCGTAAATAACCAAAGGAGGAAACAATCA
The sequence above is drawn from the Misgurnus anguillicaudatus chromosome 22, ASM2758022v2, whole genome shotgun sequence genome and encodes:
- the LOC129441029 gene encoding uncharacterized protein isoform X2, which translates into the protein MHALLILMVFRCINVAWFQSCIHTDTDYVCKEIPTGYPAGLTSLILFTSDLGEIDLSIFNSTNLTSVISLKITQAKVTAVAPRTFDKFHNLKTLLLDDNHISDVSLEWFSHPDSLETLRLSNNKITMLDHSSLFGMTNLLTLNLSRNQIHTITPSSFISTSKLRQLDLSNNNLTNLSVDVLRPLNATKIRLDGNPWDCSCSVHDFAEFLRGLQNVSLLENEMLVCCSSPPKLKGKPVWQVQECKTLTTVSQTNEDPNAITTSPAIGGSASITKPFTIRPSTLISLIVVLCALVLVICVLSVLYHRKRERKHLQTVKPSLEKTKSVNTGKKAEKNSKRVKSEIPEQAQIPTTGMLLRTHRAVVGDEMTSQIYHIYSSGIYQNREPIKRVSSAGPILCRTELFTKQMEVAEEFDALKSDEYYDGCMASEQQKENVRVNHNVCEEAEHQEKDGRMGKEGEENTSLKDVVGYSTDTHRSCDGWLRENSLETDGAKAGTSMDKEAPHSFVKNEVMTREEHQNNATSQNAESSQAVSQEEFVENVENLPYLTIGADPEKQSSVVKQSTPTGGTRSGALRPIRRVLTWPPTAVQWKKQWIQNQQVLNVFPKIIFVTGCRQFQHSVCPTSIPTGREFNALEFLPENSLPQEDVRVTIDGDTYWRNVGSFNAQESLSGNISPQIDARIVSKKEAFESSILSDIFSKNSPGGESEVSSELFTVLRASSSGGNSNPATREKRNHADDIEKMQSDQKKRRRVEKSDSRKQSRRAEDPARAQVCDNPRVHPAGGSPKDDSLLLGNEYTYIDLLHEVVQNHGRWTRDRWRQTQINKHKLKQQGQSR
- the LOC129441029 gene encoding uncharacterized protein isoform X1 — its product is MHGESQCYLIFLLILQFLKYDVKWMLFFFLPIALLILMVFRCINVAWFQSCIHTDTDYVCKEIPTGYPAGLTSLILFTSDLGEIDLSIFNSTNLTSVISLKITQAKVTAVAPRTFDKFHNLKTLLLDDNHISDVSLEWFSHPDSLETLRLSNNKITMLDHSSLFGMTNLLTLNLSRNQIHTITPSSFISTSKLRQLDLSNNNLTNLSVDVLRPLNATKIRLDGNPWDCSCSVHDFAEFLRGLQNVSLLENEMLVCCSSPPKLKGKPVWQVQECKTLTTVSQTNEDPNAITTSPAIGGSASITKPFTIRPSTLISLIVVLCALVLVICVLSVLYHRKRERKHLQTVKPSLEKTKSVNTGKKAEKNSKRVKSEIPEQAQIPTTGMLLRTHRAVVGDEMTSQIYHIYSSGIYQNREPIKRVSSAGPILCRTELFTKQMEVAEEFDALKSDEYYDGCMASEQQKENVRVNHNVCEEAEHQEKDGRMGKEGEENTSLKDVVGYSTDTHRSCDGWLRENSLETDGAKAGTSMDKEAPHSFVKNEVMTREEHQNNATSQNAESSQAVSQEEFVENVENLPYLTIGADPEKQSSVVKQSTPTGGTRSGALRPIRRVLTWPPTAVQWKKQWIQNQQVLNVFPKIIFVTGCRQFQHSVCPTSIPTGREFNALEFLPENSLPQEDVRVTIDGDTYWRNVGSFNAQESLSGNISPQIDARIVSKKEAFESSILSDIFSKNSPGGESEVSSELFTVLRASSSGGNSNPATREKRNHADDIEKMQSDQKKRRRVEKSDSRKQSRRAEDPARAQVCDNPRVHPAGGSPKDDSLLLGNEYTYIDLLHEVVQNHGRWTRDRWRQTQINKHKLKQQGQSR